In one Mauremys mutica isolate MM-2020 ecotype Southern chromosome 3, ASM2049712v1, whole genome shotgun sequence genomic region, the following are encoded:
- the SF3B6 gene encoding splicing factor 3B subunit 6: MAMQAAKRANIRLPPEVNRILYIRNLPYKITAEEMYDIFGKYGPIRQIRVGNTPETRGTAYVVYEDIFDAKNACDHLSGFNVCNRYLVVLYYNANRAFQKMDTKKKEEQLKLLKEKYGINTDPPK; the protein is encoded by the exons ATGGCGATGCAAGCGGCCAAGCGAGCCAAC ATTCGGCTGCCTCCTGAAGTCAATCGGATTTTATATATCAGAAACTTACCATACAAAATCACAGCTGAGGAAATGTATGATATTTTTGGAAAATATGGACCTATTCGGCAAATCAGAGT TGGAAACACTCCAGAGACTAGAGGAACAGCATATGTAGTTTATGAAGACATCTTTGATGCCAAGAATGCTTGTGATCATCTGTCAGGATTCAATGTGTGCAACAGATACCTTGTTGTCTTGTACTACAATGCAAACAGG GCATTCCAAAAGATGGACACAAAGAAGAAAGAAGAGCAACTGAAACTTCTCAAGGAGAAATACGGAATAAACACAGACCCACCAAAATAA